In a genomic window of Pseudomonas mohnii:
- a CDS encoding ATP-binding cassette domain-containing protein, with amino-acid sequence MIRLQNLTLQRGPQRLLEDAELTLHAGQKAGLIGANGAGKSSLFALLRGELHPDSGDCFLPADWRIAHMRQEVDTLERLAVDYVLDGDLRLRQVQRDLAAAEAAHDGAAQARLHSELDSADGYTADARARKLLAGLGFTNDQMDRQVGDFSGGWRMRLNLAQALMCPSDLLLLDEPTNHLDLDAIIWLEEWLKSYPGTLMLISHDRDFLDAVVDHVAHVDQRKITLYRGGYSAFERARAERLAQQQQAYEKQQVQRAHMESYIARFKAQATKARQAQSRIKALERMEELTAAHVDSPFDFVFRESQKISSPLIDLSDARLGYGEKTVLEKVKLQLTPGARIGLLGPNGAGKSTLIKNLAGELTPLAGRLTRGENTVVGYFAQHQLDSLDSKASPLLHLQRLAPTEREQTLRDFLGGFDFRGARIDEPVLNFSGGEKARLALALIAWDRPNLLLLDEPTNHLDLEMRLALTMALQEFSGAVLVVSHDRHLLKSTTDNFYLVADGKVEEFDGDLEDYTRWLVEYRQRNAPVSTTPVNPDKTDKKAQRQAAAALRQQLAPHKREADKLEAELGKLHEKLAKIDASLGDSDIYEPARKNELRDLLAEQAKLKVREAELEEAWMEALELLESMQAELEALS; translated from the coding sequence ATGATTCGACTTCAGAACCTGACTTTACAGCGTGGCCCGCAACGTCTGCTAGAAGACGCCGAGTTGACGCTGCACGCCGGCCAGAAAGCCGGCCTTATCGGTGCCAACGGCGCCGGCAAATCGAGCCTGTTCGCCTTGCTTCGGGGTGAACTGCACCCGGATTCGGGTGACTGCTTCCTGCCGGCCGACTGGCGTATCGCCCACATGCGCCAGGAGGTCGACACCCTCGAACGCCTGGCGGTCGACTACGTGCTCGATGGCGACCTGCGCCTGCGCCAGGTGCAACGCGACCTGGCGGCGGCCGAAGCGGCCCATGACGGTGCCGCTCAGGCCCGTCTGCACTCGGAACTCGACAGCGCCGACGGTTACACCGCCGATGCCCGTGCCCGCAAGCTGCTGGCGGGCCTTGGGTTCACCAATGACCAGATGGATCGTCAGGTCGGAGATTTCTCCGGTGGCTGGCGGATGCGTCTGAACCTGGCGCAGGCCTTGATGTGCCCCTCGGACCTGTTGCTGCTTGATGAACCGACCAACCACTTGGACCTCGACGCCATCATTTGGCTGGAAGAGTGGCTCAAAAGTTATCCCGGCACCTTGATGCTGATCTCCCACGACCGGGATTTCCTCGATGCCGTGGTCGATCACGTGGCTCACGTCGATCAGCGCAAGATCACGCTCTATCGCGGTGGCTACAGCGCCTTCGAACGCGCCCGCGCCGAACGCCTGGCCCAGCAACAACAGGCTTACGAGAAGCAGCAGGTGCAGCGTGCGCACATGGAAAGCTACATCGCCCGCTTCAAGGCCCAGGCCACCAAGGCCCGCCAGGCCCAGAGCCGGATCAAGGCATTGGAGCGGATGGAAGAGTTGACCGCGGCCCACGTCGACTCACCGTTCGACTTCGTGTTCCGCGAATCGCAGAAAATCTCCAGCCCACTGATTGACCTGTCCGATGCCCGTCTGGGTTACGGCGAGAAAACCGTGCTGGAGAAGGTCAAGCTGCAATTGACCCCCGGCGCGCGGATCGGCCTGCTTGGTCCTAACGGCGCGGGCAAGTCGACCCTGATCAAGAACCTTGCGGGTGAACTCACGCCGCTGGCCGGTCGCTTGACCCGTGGCGAGAACACGGTTGTCGGCTACTTCGCCCAGCATCAGCTTGACTCCCTGGACTCCAAGGCCAGCCCGCTGTTGCACTTGCAGCGCCTGGCACCGACCGAGCGCGAGCAGACACTGCGTGACTTCCTCGGTGGCTTCGACTTCCGGGGCGCTCGGATCGATGAGCCCGTGCTGAATTTCTCCGGTGGCGAGAAGGCGCGTCTGGCGTTGGCGCTGATCGCCTGGGACCGGCCGAACCTGTTGCTGCTCGACGAACCGACCAACCACCTGGACCTGGAAATGCGCCTGGCGTTGACCATGGCCCTGCAGGAATTCAGTGGCGCGGTGCTGGTGGTCTCCCACGATCGTCATTTGCTCAAAAGCACCACCGACAATTTCTATCTGGTAGCCGATGGCAAGGTCGAAGAATTCGACGGCGACCTGGAGGACTACACCCGCTGGCTGGTGGAGTACCGCCAGCGAAATGCCCCGGTCAGCACCACGCCGGTCAACCCGGACAAGACCGACAAGAAAGCCCAGCGTCAGGCCGCAGCTGCCTTGCGTCAGCAACTGGCACCGCACAAGCGCGAGGCTGACAAGCTCGAAGCCGAGTTGGGCAAGCTCCACGAGAAACTGGCGAAGATCGATGCCAGCCTCGGCGACAGCGACATCTACGAACCGGCGCGCAAGAACGAATTGCGTGATCTGCTGGCCGAACAGGCCAAGCTGAAGGTCCGTGAGGCGGAGCTGGAAGAGGCCTGGATGGAAGCGTTGGAGCTGTTGGAAAGCATGCAGGCGGAGCTGGAGGCGCTGTCCTGA
- a CDS encoding mechanosensitive ion channel family protein: MDAFKLPLPAVWVEPIWLGVQILLILLAGYLAQRFVAKGLTRLGERYPFPPQLLMPLRGGLRWLIMGSALIFVLERLGVSATVLWTALSGFVAVAAVAFFAMWSVLSNLLCAILIFTVGPFRLGDVVELVDTTDKPGVKGRVVAINLLYTTLVEAEELGTGSAMVQVPNSLFFQRSVRRWRGSDVFPSSGFEK; the protein is encoded by the coding sequence ATGGACGCCTTCAAGCTGCCGTTGCCAGCGGTGTGGGTCGAGCCGATCTGGCTCGGCGTGCAAATCCTGCTGATCCTGCTGGCCGGCTACCTCGCCCAGCGCTTCGTTGCCAAGGGCCTGACCCGTCTCGGTGAACGCTACCCGTTTCCGCCACAGTTGCTGATGCCCCTGCGCGGAGGCCTGCGTTGGCTGATCATGGGCAGCGCCCTGATTTTCGTGCTGGAGCGCCTCGGGGTTTCGGCCACGGTGCTCTGGACGGCGCTGTCGGGTTTTGTCGCGGTCGCCGCAGTCGCGTTTTTCGCCATGTGGAGCGTGCTCTCCAACTTGCTCTGCGCGATTCTGATCTTCACAGTCGGCCCGTTTCGGCTGGGCGATGTGGTCGAGTTGGTGGATACCACCGACAAGCCCGGCGTCAAAGGTCGGGTAGTAGCGATCAATTTGCTTTACACCACGTTGGTCGAAGCCGAAGAGCTCGGAACCGGTAGCGCCATGGTGCAAGTGCCGAACAGTTTGTTCTTTCAGCGCTCGGTTCGACGCTGGCGCGGCAGTGATGTCTTTCCTTCAAGCGGTTTCGAAAAGTAG
- the rhtB gene encoding homoserine/homoserine lactone efflux protein, whose amino-acid sequence MELQTWLAFFAACWVISLSPGAGAIASMSSGLQYGFWRGYWNALGLQLGLALQIAIVGAGVGAILTASATAFYAIKWFGVAYLVYLAIKQWRALPSDMSDNAAVRPIGKPLVLIFRGFLVNISNPKALVFMLAVLPQFIDPHAPLLAQYLIIGVTMICVDLIVMAGYTGLASRVLRLLRTPKQQKRMNRTFAGLFIGAAAFMATLRKAAV is encoded by the coding sequence ATGGAGCTTCAAACATGGCTGGCTTTTTTTGCCGCCTGCTGGGTGATCAGTCTTTCTCCGGGGGCTGGCGCCATTGCGTCGATGTCCAGCGGTCTGCAATACGGTTTCTGGCGTGGGTACTGGAATGCGCTAGGCCTGCAATTGGGGCTGGCGCTGCAGATTGCGATTGTCGGCGCCGGTGTGGGTGCGATTCTTACGGCATCGGCGACCGCGTTCTACGCAATCAAATGGTTCGGTGTGGCCTATCTGGTTTATCTCGCCATCAAGCAATGGCGCGCGTTGCCCAGCGACATGAGCGATAACGCCGCCGTGCGCCCGATTGGCAAACCGCTGGTGCTGATATTCCGTGGTTTCCTGGTCAACATCAGCAACCCCAAGGCGCTGGTGTTCATGCTGGCGGTGTTGCCACAATTCATCGATCCCCACGCGCCGCTGCTGGCTCAGTACCTGATCATTGGTGTGACCATGATCTGCGTCGACCTGATCGTCATGGCCGGTTACACCGGGTTGGCGTCCAGGGTGCTGCGCCTGTTGCGCACGCCCAAGCAGCAAAAACGCATGAACCGCACCTTTGCCGGGCTGTTCATTGGTGCCGCTGCCTTCATGGCGACTCTGCGCAAAGCCGCCGTTTAA
- a CDS encoding FTR1 family protein, producing MIAPSRFLAWLFVPLLALCSSNLLADTVEGAPQALHLLDYIGADYPATVRAGKVIDESEYREQLEFTGVLQGLVAAMPGKPEKAGLEQGISALHAAITARQDGAEVARQARQLGAKLAVAYEVSQAPVITPDPTRGAPLYAQHCSVCHGDAGAGDGPAGVGLTPPPANLRDAARLDQLSLYGIYSTLGLGVEGTDMPAFADQLDDRQRWDLATYIAGFSADPASASGDKTYNIADLARQTPAEVQAADGPQAAATFRAQRAQPPQVKRGPAQLLDYTAATLDKSIAAYRAGEHDQAYDLSVAAYLEGFELVESSLDNVDANVRKDTEKSLMAYRQSLQDGLPVEQVEQRLEAAKAKLKVSAGLLGGDGLSWSLSFISGLLILLREGLEAILVLAAILAFLRNTGQQSAVRSVNVGWGLALLAGLGTWALAAYVIDVSGSQRELLEGATALFASVMVLWLGVWMHDRRHAAAWQDYIKSSLVGGGGRFGFAILAFFSVYRELFEVILFYETLWLQAGPAGHDAVLAGGATALVLLVGLAWVILRGSAKLPLALFFSINAALLCALSVVFAGHGVKALQEAGIFGTRPVPFFEFDWLGIHADAYSLSAQAVAIVAITVLYGRSWLAEKRRVTVS from the coding sequence ATGATTGCCCCGTCCCGTTTCCTGGCCTGGCTCTTCGTACCGTTGCTGGCCTTATGCAGCTCCAACCTGCTGGCCGACACGGTGGAAGGTGCGCCGCAAGCGCTGCACCTGCTCGACTACATCGGCGCGGATTACCCGGCAACGGTGCGGGCAGGCAAGGTCATTGACGAATCTGAATACCGCGAACAGCTCGAATTCACCGGGGTGTTGCAAGGGTTGGTCGCCGCCATGCCGGGCAAGCCGGAAAAAGCCGGGCTGGAGCAGGGCATCAGTGCGCTGCATGCGGCGATCACGGCGCGTCAGGACGGCGCGGAGGTCGCCCGTCAGGCCCGGCAACTGGGCGCGAAACTGGCTGTGGCCTACGAGGTCAGCCAGGCCCCGGTCATTACCCCCGACCCGACTCGCGGCGCGCCACTGTACGCCCAGCATTGTTCGGTGTGCCACGGTGATGCAGGCGCTGGCGATGGCCCTGCGGGTGTCGGCCTGACCCCGCCACCGGCCAATCTGCGCGATGCTGCGCGCCTGGATCAACTGAGCCTCTACGGGATCTACAGCACCCTGGGGCTCGGCGTCGAAGGCACCGACATGCCGGCCTTCGCCGATCAACTGGACGATCGCCAGCGTTGGGATCTGGCCACTTATATCGCCGGCTTCAGCGCCGATCCGGCGAGCGCCAGCGGCGACAAGACTTACAACATTGCCGATCTGGCCCGTCAGACGCCGGCTGAAGTACAGGCTGCCGACGGCCCGCAAGCGGCCGCTACCTTCCGGGCCCAGCGGGCGCAACCCCCGCAGGTCAAGCGCGGCCCGGCGCAGTTGCTTGATTACACCGCCGCCACGCTGGACAAGAGCATCGCGGCCTATCGCGCCGGCGAACACGATCAGGCCTATGACTTGTCGGTGGCGGCGTATCTGGAAGGTTTCGAGCTGGTCGAAAGCTCGCTGGATAACGTCGACGCCAACGTGCGCAAAGACACTGAGAAATCGCTGATGGCTTACCGTCAGTCGTTGCAGGATGGCTTGCCGGTCGAACAGGTCGAGCAGCGCCTGGAAGCCGCCAAGGCCAAGTTGAAAGTGTCCGCCGGCTTGTTGGGCGGCGATGGTTTGAGTTGGTCCCTGAGCTTTATTTCCGGCCTGTTGATTCTGCTGCGCGAAGGTCTGGAAGCCATTCTGGTACTGGCGGCGATCCTCGCCTTCTTGCGTAATACCGGCCAGCAGTCGGCGGTGCGCAGCGTCAACGTCGGTTGGGGCCTGGCGTTGCTGGCCGGTCTGGGGACATGGGCGCTGGCGGCGTATGTGATCGATGTCAGCGGCTCCCAGCGCGAACTGCTGGAAGGCGCGACGGCGCTGTTTGCCAGTGTCATGGTGCTGTGGCTCGGCGTGTGGATGCACGACCGTCGTCATGCCGCGGCCTGGCAGGATTACATCAAGAGCAGCCTGGTGGGCGGTGGCGGGCGATTCGGCTTTGCGATCCTGGCGTTTTTCTCGGTGTATCGCGAATTGTTCGAAGTGATCCTGTTCTACGAAACCCTGTGGCTGCAGGCTGGCCCGGCCGGTCACGACGCCGTGCTGGCCGGTGGGGCGACGGCGCTGGTGCTGTTGGTCGGCCTGGCATGGGTCATCCTGCGTGGTTCAGCGAAACTGCCGCTGGCGCTGTTCTTCAGCATCAACGCCGCTCTGCTGTGCGCGCTGTCAGTGGTGTTCGCCGGGCATGGCGTTAAGGCGCTGCAGGAAGCCGGGATTTTCGGTACACGGCCGGTCCCGTTCTTTGAATTCGACTGGCTGGGGATTCATGCCGATGCGTATTCGCTGAGTGCTCAGGCGGTGGCGATTGTTGCGATCACCGTGTTGTATGGTCGAAGCTGGCTGGCTGAGAAGCGCCGGGTAACTGTTTCTTAA
- a CDS encoding YaiI/YqxD family protein encodes MRVWIDADACPRAAKDLVVKFALKRRFEVVLVAGQPQIKPGLTLVKLIVVPSGPDAADDYLVEHAVPGELVICSDVPLADRLVKKGVSALDPRGKEFDAQNMGDRLAVRNLFTDLREQGQMSGGPAPFGEREKQAFANALDRILTRLSRNA; translated from the coding sequence ATGCGTGTCTGGATCGATGCCGACGCTTGCCCTCGGGCGGCCAAGGACCTGGTGGTGAAGTTCGCCCTGAAGCGCCGGTTCGAAGTGGTGCTGGTGGCCGGGCAGCCGCAGATCAAGCCGGGCCTGACGCTGGTAAAGCTGATCGTGGTGCCGAGCGGTCCGGATGCGGCCGATGATTACCTGGTAGAACACGCCGTGCCTGGGGAGCTGGTGATCTGCAGCGATGTGCCGCTGGCCGACCGCCTGGTGAAGAAAGGCGTTTCGGCGCTGGACCCGCGAGGCAAGGAGTTCGATGCGCAGAACATGGGTGACCGGCTGGCGGTGCGTAACCTGTTCACCGATCTGCGAGAGCAGGGGCAGATGAGCGGCGGCCCGGCACCGTTTGGCGAGCGGGAAAAGCAGGCGTTTGCCAATGCGCTGGATCGGATATTGACCCGGTTATCACGCAACGCCTGA
- the elbB gene encoding isoprenoid biosynthesis glyoxalase ElbB — translation MSKKVAVILSGCGVYDGAEIYESVITLLRLDQRGAQVQCFAPDIAQLHVINHLTGEEMPESRNVLVESARIARGEVKDIREANAEDFDALIVPGGFGSAKNLSNFAIEGTGCTVQPDVLALTEAFAEAGKPVGLICISPALAAKIYGPGVICTIGNDADTAAALNKMGATHKDCAVSEIVEDKARKLVTTPAYMLAQSISEAASGINKLVDRVLELTHENEA, via the coding sequence ATGAGCAAAAAAGTTGCAGTGATCCTTTCCGGTTGTGGCGTGTACGACGGCGCAGAGATCTACGAAAGCGTGATTACCTTGCTGCGCCTGGACCAGCGTGGCGCGCAAGTGCAGTGCTTTGCCCCGGACATCGCGCAGCTGCATGTGATCAACCACCTGACCGGCGAAGAAATGCCCGAGTCGCGCAACGTGCTGGTGGAGTCGGCGCGCATCGCCCGTGGCGAGGTCAAGGACATCCGCGAAGCCAACGCCGAAGACTTCGATGCCTTGATCGTTCCCGGCGGTTTCGGTTCGGCCAAGAATCTCTCCAACTTTGCCATCGAAGGCACCGGCTGCACCGTGCAACCGGACGTACTGGCCCTGACCGAAGCCTTTGCCGAGGCCGGCAAACCGGTCGGTCTGATCTGCATCTCGCCGGCCCTGGCGGCGAAAATCTACGGGCCGGGCGTGATATGCACCATCGGCAACGACGCCGACACCGCTGCCGCCCTGAACAAGATGGGCGCGACCCACAAAGACTGCGCGGTCAGCGAAATCGTCGAAGACAAGGCACGCAAACTGGTGACTACCCCGGCGTACATGCTGGCGCAATCGATCAGCGAAGCGGCCTCCGGCATCAACAAACTGGTCGACCGCGTACTTGAGCTGACCCACGAAAACGAGGCCTGA
- a CDS encoding sterol desaturase family protein — protein MDFILYAVPFFFVLIAVELLADRWRGVSNYRVADAINSISTGVLSTTTGLLTKGVGLVTYAFALKHLALFELSADSVWVWVFAFVLYDFCYYWLHRMGHERNILWAAHSVHHQSEDYNLSTALRQTSTGFLLSWIFYLPMAVVGVPLLVFVSVAALNLLYQFWVHTRHIPKLGWFEWFFVTPSNHRAHHAQNALYMDRNYGGVFIIWDRLFGSFQEEDDNEPVIFGVTTPLASWNPIWANVQFYAQLWADARRAESTWDKLRIWFMRTGWRPADVAAKYPMNKPDLSQFRKFEVPLDGRQQLYVLLQFCVYIALGSYLMNLEPSLPTAALILGWSAVALGLFVLGVALENRPWALKLELLRLASNVPLVWLAPLVGLWPASAVGWVGLASYSLLSGIALYCCRNRFTRLAS, from the coding sequence ATGGACTTCATTCTGTATGCGGTGCCATTTTTCTTTGTGCTGATTGCCGTCGAGCTGTTGGCCGACCGTTGGCGCGGGGTGAGCAACTATCGGGTGGCGGACGCGATCAACAGCATCAGCACCGGCGTGCTGTCGACCACCACCGGCCTGCTGACCAAGGGCGTGGGACTGGTCACCTATGCGTTTGCCCTCAAGCATCTGGCGCTGTTCGAGCTTTCGGCCGACAGCGTTTGGGTCTGGGTTTTTGCCTTCGTCCTTTACGACTTCTGCTACTACTGGCTGCATCGAATGGGCCATGAACGCAACATCCTCTGGGCCGCGCATTCGGTGCATCACCAGAGCGAGGACTACAACCTCTCCACCGCCCTGCGTCAGACCAGCACCGGGTTCCTGCTGAGCTGGATCTTCTACCTGCCCATGGCGGTGGTTGGCGTGCCGCTGTTGGTATTCGTCAGCGTCGCCGCGCTGAACCTGCTGTACCAGTTCTGGGTGCATACCCGGCACATTCCCAAGCTCGGCTGGTTCGAGTGGTTCTTTGTCACGCCGTCCAATCATCGGGCTCACCATGCACAGAACGCTCTCTACATGGATCGCAACTATGGCGGGGTGTTCATTATTTGGGACCGTCTGTTCGGCTCGTTCCAGGAGGAGGACGACAACGAACCGGTGATTTTCGGCGTGACCACGCCGCTGGCGAGCTGGAATCCGATCTGGGCGAACGTGCAGTTCTATGCGCAGTTGTGGGCGGATGCGCGGCGCGCCGAAAGCACCTGGGACAAATTGCGGATCTGGTTCATGCGCACCGGTTGGCGGCCGGCGGATGTGGCGGCCAAATACCCGATGAACAAACCGGACCTGAGCCAGTTCCGCAAATTCGAGGTGCCGCTGGACGGACGTCAGCAACTCTACGTCTTGCTGCAGTTCTGCGTGTACATCGCGTTGGGCAGCTACTTGATGAATCTGGAGCCGAGCCTGCCGACCGCTGCCCTGATCCTGGGCTGGAGTGCAGTGGCGTTGGGGCTGTTTGTGCTGGGGGTGGCCCTGGAGAATCGCCCGTGGGCGTTGAAGCTGGAGTTGTTGCGACTGGCGTCGAATGTGCCGCTGGTATGGCTGGCGCCACTGGTGGGGCTGTGGCCGGCCAGCGCGGTGGGCTGGGTCGGCCTGGCCAGTTACAGCCTGCTCAGCGGTATCGCTCTCTACTGCTGCAGAAACCGCTTCACTCGGTTGGCGTCTTAG
- a CDS encoding DedA family protein — protein sequence MLQQFLHDFGYFALFLGTFFEGETILVLAGFLAFRGYMDINLVVVVAFFGSYAGDQLWYFMGRKHGRKLLARKPRWQLMGDRALEHIRKHPDIWVLSFRFVYGLRTVMPVAIGLSGYPPGRYLLLNGIGAAVWAAALAAAAYHFGAVLEGMLGSIKKYELWVLGALLVLGLVLWLRRRFKNARLARQIYADEQALKAEQAKIENAKTPTE from the coding sequence ATGCTCCAACAATTTCTGCATGACTTTGGCTATTTTGCCTTGTTTCTCGGCACGTTCTTCGAAGGCGAAACCATTCTGGTGCTCGCAGGCTTCCTCGCGTTCCGTGGATACATGGATATCAACCTGGTGGTGGTCGTGGCGTTCTTCGGCAGTTATGCCGGCGATCAGCTGTGGTACTTCATGGGGCGAAAGCATGGCCGCAAGTTGCTTGCGCGCAAACCTCGCTGGCAACTGATGGGTGACCGGGCGCTGGAACACATCCGCAAACACCCGGACATTTGGGTGCTGAGCTTCCGCTTCGTCTATGGGTTGCGCACGGTCATGCCCGTGGCCATCGGTCTTTCGGGCTATCCACCGGGGCGATACCTGCTGCTCAACGGCATAGGCGCGGCGGTCTGGGCGGCCGCACTGGCCGCTGCCGCGTATCACTTCGGCGCGGTGCTCGAAGGCATGCTCGGCAGCATCAAGAAGTACGAGCTATGGGTCCTCGGCGCCCTGCTGGTGCTGGGCCTGGTCTTGTGGCTGCGCCGACGCTTCAAGAATGCCCGCCTGGCCCGGCAGATTTATGCCGACGAGCAAGCCTTGAAGGCTGAGCAGGCCAAAATCGAAAACGCTAAGACGCCAACCGAGTGA
- the hemB gene encoding porphobilinogen synthase yields MSFTPANRLFPATRLRRNRRDEFSRRLVRENVLSVDDLILPVFVLDGENRREAVASMPGVERLTIDLLLEEAAKWVELGIPALALFPVTPPELKSLDAAEAWNPNGIAQRATRALRAQFPELGVITDVALDPFTTHGQDGILDEEGYVQNDITVDALVKQALSHAEAGAQVVAPSDMMDGRIQAIREALELADHVNVRIMAYSAKYASAYYGPFRDAVGSALNLGKANKASYQMDPANSNEALHEVAADLSEGADMVMVKPGMPYLDILCRVKEEFKVPTFVYQVSGEYAMHMAAIQNGWLSEGVILESLTAFKRAGADGILTYFAVRAAQLLREQK; encoded by the coding sequence GTGAGCTTTACCCCCGCCAACCGTTTGTTCCCTGCAACCCGCCTGCGCCGCAACCGCCGTGATGAATTTTCGCGTCGTCTGGTTCGTGAAAACGTGTTGTCCGTCGATGATCTGATTCTGCCGGTATTTGTGCTGGACGGTGAAAACCGTCGCGAAGCGGTCGCCTCGATGCCGGGCGTCGAACGCCTGACCATCGATCTGTTGCTGGAAGAGGCGGCCAAATGGGTCGAGCTGGGGATTCCGGCGCTGGCGCTGTTCCCGGTGACGCCGCCGGAACTCAAGTCGCTGGACGCCGCCGAAGCCTGGAACCCCAACGGTATCGCCCAGCGTGCCACCCGCGCCTTGCGAGCGCAGTTTCCTGAGCTGGGCGTGATCACCGACGTCGCACTGGACCCGTTCACCACCCATGGCCAGGACGGCATTCTCGACGAAGAAGGATATGTACAGAACGACATCACCGTCGACGCACTGGTCAAGCAAGCCCTGTCCCATGCCGAAGCCGGCGCTCAGGTGGTGGCCCCGTCGGACATGATGGACGGCCGCATCCAGGCCATTCGCGAGGCTCTGGAACTGGCCGATCATGTCAATGTGCGGATCATGGCCTACTCGGCGAAGTACGCCAGTGCCTATTACGGACCGTTCCGCGATGCCGTCGGGTCGGCGCTGAACCTGGGCAAGGCCAACAAAGCCTCCTATCAGATGGACCCGGCCAACAGCAACGAAGCCCTGCACGAAGTGGCGGCTGACTTGTCAGAAGGCGCAGACATGGTCATGGTCAAGCCTGGCATGCCCTATCTGGACATCCTCTGCCGGGTCAAGGAAGAATTCAAAGTGCCGACTTTTGTTTATCAAGTCAGCGGCGAGTACGCCATGCACATGGCAGCGATCCAGAATGGCTGGTTGAGCGAAGGGGTGATCCTCGAATCCCTGACCGCCTTTAAACGTGCCGGCGCTGATGGCATCCTGACGTACTTTGCCGTTCGCGCAGCTCAATTGTTACGAGAGCAAAAATAG